One region of Oreochromis aureus strain Israel breed Guangdong linkage group 19, ZZ_aureus, whole genome shotgun sequence genomic DNA includes:
- the cdc25b gene encoding M-phase inducer phosphatase 2, with translation MESFFSRISPVKTNRPDRIPELSLLSLPEHSTKTSHCRNLFSPGPTAVLSPVTNLAMDMNNLAGLGSQCDTPKRRKHAPLEKVPSFASDVSSDAGLGMDLPSPLDAIEVEDTFEKAIRESSRVVNERMPIRRINSLPLQLMGFSPALKGQQNDPNRYGVFGQQPSQVTTSQHENKENMPEESFEFKKPTKPASRCRGRSFNNGQSKDTFACRPSSAPALMLSSPPPVQQLDFHDSSPMFLRSSSLTSSNDDEDDGFLEVLDDNMENDSGVPMGMASLLTAPLVADSIGEDSPVIRCRPRSLFRSPSMPSPVSRPSVKRADRPGDENTPVRVKRRRSLAGTQVTTLEQNPESPRMGCSLFQRSKSFCQAEIEKLLDSQAGSNELIGDFTKPFVLPTVDGKHQDLKYITSDMMVAALTGQFDHVVEQVIVIDCRYPYEFEGGHIKGALNLHQEEQVKDFLLKNPIVPSSPDKRIVIIFHCEFSSERGPRMCRFVREQDRAMNEYPKLHYPELYILKGGYKDFFPHFQKQCEPQSYRPMHHEDFKEDLRKCRLKSRTWAGERSKREMYGRLKKL, from the exons ATGGAATCTTTTTTCAGCAGGATTAGTCCTGTTAAGACGAACAGGCCCGACCGGATCCCCGAGCTTTCCTTGCTCTCTCTGCCTGAGCACAGCACTAAGACCTCGCACTGCAGGAATCTGTTTTCCCCTGGACCCACGGCTGTCCTGTCTCCTGTCACCAATTTGGCTATGGACATGAACAATCTAGCTGGACTCGGAAG CCAATGTGATACCCCGAAAAGGAGAAAGCATGCACCCCTCGAGAAGGTTCCCTCCTTTGCCTCTGACGTCTCATCTGATGCTG GCCTGGGCATGGATCTCCCCAGCCCACTAGATGCCATCGAAGTAGAAGACAC ATTTGAAAAAGCCATTCGAGAGTCAAGCAGAGTTGTCAATGA GAGAATGCCAATTCGAAGAATCAACTCATTGCCC CTCCAGCTCATGGgcttcagtccagctctgaaGGGACAGCAGAATGATCCAAACCGCTATGGAGTATTTGGTCAGCAACCTTCCCAAGTAACCACCTCTCAGCATGAGAATAAGGAGAACATGCCAGAG gAAAGCTTTGAATTCAAGAAACCAACCAAACCTGCGTCACGGTGTCGTGGGCGATCCTTTAACAACGGGCAGTCAAAGGATACCTTTGCCTGCCGTCCCAGCTCTGCACCAGCCCTCATG CTTTCTTCACCTCCTCCGGTGCAGCAGCTTGACTTTCATGACTCCAGCCCCATGTTTCTGAGAAGTTCCTCCCTCACCTCCTCAAATGATGATGAAGACGATGGCTTTTTGGAAGTACTTGACGACAACATGGAG AATGACTCTGGGGTACCGATGGGCATGGCCAGCTTACTCACTGCCCCACTGGTGGCTGACAGTATAGGAGAAGACTCT CCTGTGATTCGGTGCCGACCACGAAGCCTGTTTCGCTCTCCTTCGATGCCCAGTCCTGTTTCCCGTCCCTCTGTGAAGCGTGCTGACCGCCCCGGAGATGAGAATACACCCGTCAGGGTGAAGAGGCGGCGTAGCCTTGCAGGAACACAAGTAACCACCTTGGAACAAAACCCCGAATCCCCAAGAATG GGCTGCTCACTGTTCCAGAGGTCCAAGTCCTTCTGCCAGGCAGAGATTGAAAAGCTGCTGGACAGTCAGGCTGGTTCTAATGAGCTAATAGGTGATTTCACCAAG CCTTTCGTTCTACCCACAGTGGATGGAAAACACCAAGACCTCAAATACATTACCTCAGACATG ATGGTGGCAGCTCTCACTGGCCAGTTTGATCATGTAGTTGAACAAGTCATCGTCATTGACTGCCGCTATCCTTATGAGTTTGAAGGAGGACATATCAAG GGAGCGCTAAACCTACACCAGGAGGAACAGGTGAAGGATTTCCTCCTCAAGAACCCGATTGTCCCATCCAGCCCAGACAAGCGAATCGTCATCATCTTCCACTGTGAGTTCTCCTCGGAGCGCGGCCCCCGAATGTGCCGCTTCGTCAGAGAGCAAGACCGCGCCATGAACGAGTATCCCAAACTTCACTACCCCGAGCTATACATCCTCAAGGGCGGCTACAAAGACTTCTTCCCTCATTTTCAG AAACAATGTGAACCTCAGTCTTACCGACCCATGCACCACGAGGATTTCAAAGAGGACCTGAGGAAGTGCCGCCTCAAGAGTCGCACCTGGGCCGGAGAGCGCAGTAAGAGGGAGATGTACGGACGactgaagaagctgtga